The sequence CCGGTCATTGCCCCACCATAAGGTTCAATGGCAGAGGGTGAATTGTGAGTTTCCACTTTTCCGCAGATAGCATGTCCATCATAAAATTCCATTACACCCGAATTATCAACAAAAGCTGAGAGCACCAAAGGGTGATTTGCTTGCTTGGTAGCCTCCTGAAGACGCTTCAACAGGGGCTTCTTTTCCCGGCCGTCAACAATTAACTTGGCCCGGAAGGTTTTATGACCACAGTGCTCCGACCAGGTTTGGGCAATGGTCTCAATTTCACAGTCAGTAGGATCACGGTCCAGGGAAATAAAATAAGTTTGAATTACCTTCATCTCTTCCAAATTTAAAAATAATTTATCTTTACTTAAATCTAAGAGTTCCTCATCATTCATTTTGCGAATAGGTACAATTTGAGTAATACCTGGCTGCCCCGAAATAACCAGTGTTTTCGGTTTTTCAGTTACCACTCTTTCTACCGTAGCATTAACCAGTAATTTATCGGTAATTTGTTTAATTTCATCGGGCGTAATACCAGTACCCCAAAAACCGTATTCCCAACTGGAGTCTGCAGCCACTAACCCTGTAATTCCCAAATCTTTAGCCGACTTTAAAATTGATGCCGCTTCCGGATTCATAACTCCGGGCTGATAGGCTACTTCCAGTAAAACATCAGCATCTTTTATAACAGATTGATTCACTTGATATGCTTGAAAAACTTCCTCTGCCAAAAGCTTGTTAGCTAAGAAATCGGCCTCATCAGCTGTTATCCCTTCAAAACGAAAAACTCGCGCCGTCCTAACTTTTTGGACACTGGAAATTCTTAAGGCATCTCTTATTTCATACAGTATTTCTTCTCCCTTAGGATCAGGTAGATAGGAATGATTTATTACTCTTACTTCCTGAATAGTCATATATTATCTCCCCTAGTTAATTCATTTTTGCTCGAATTTTGTTATTAATTCTTTCTACCAAATGCATTGTGGAATAGGTATGATAAATCCTTACAACAACACTTTCTATAAATCCATCCAGATCAACTAAGGTTTCATCAATCTCCATGTCAATTTCATATAACTCAAATATACTTTTATAAAATTGTTGTAAAATATTTAAACGTGTTTCTTTATTACCAATTTCATTCCATTTATAAAACGGGTCCTCTATATTACTTTCATAAATTACGTTTAATCGTTTTAAAAATAACTGGCGAAATTCTTCAAAAGTAGGTCTTTTATTGATGTTTGGATTCATAAAATAACGAACCTCCTTCCATTGACTATTGTATCATATTAGAGCCTTTATTGAATTTATAAATGTTTTATTGGAAAGATTATTTTATGAAAGTAATACCTATAATTTTAAATTTACCCTAAAAAAATATAAGTCTCCAAAAGTTGGAGACTATATAAATTATATATTATTAAAGAGGGCGTATGTGTTTTTGAAGTTATTTTTATAATATACCAAGTTCCCTTAATTTTTAAGTCTTTCCTTGTTAACTGCATTTTTTTGGAGGTTAGTAGCGATATCGATAACTGAACGGAAAAAATTGCTCTAATATATTTAAATATTAAATATAAAAGTGTTATTATATATCCAAATGATGCAATGTAAGGAGTGTTTACCATGATCAATCCAATTGCCGTACAAATAGGAAATATTCCAATTCACTGGTATGGTGTAATTATGGCCTCTGCTTTTTTAGCAGGCTTATTTGTCGCTTATCAAAGAGCTATAAAAACCGGCGTTAATCCGGAACACATTTTAAATATCGTAACCCTGGCTATACCGGCCGGTATAATCGGTGCACGAATCTATTATGTAATTTTTGAATGGGAACAATATCGCGATAACATATTTGAGGCACTGGCTGTTTGGCACGGTGGATTGGCTATTCACGGCGGTTTAATTGGTGGAATCCTGGTAGGATATTTATATGTAAGAAAACAACATTTAAATTTTTGGCAGCTAGGGGACCTGGTGGCACCCAGTATCATTTTAGGGCAAAGCATTGGCCGATGGGGTAACTTCATTAACCAAGAAGCCCACGGAGGACCCGTAAGCAAAAGTTTTATCAGTAACTTTCCCTCATTTATTCAGAACCAAATGTTTATTAACGGTCAGTATTATCACCCAACGTTTCTTTATGAGTCTTTATGGGATTTTAGTATATTTATTTTCCTTTATCTATATTTGGCCAGAAAAAAATTTCATGGCCAAATACTATTATTATACTTAGGACTATACTCCCTGGGTCGACTTTTTATAGAAGGTTTACGTACGGACAGCTTAATGTTAGGAAATATCCGTGTAGCTCAGCTAATGAGTCTAACACTAATCGCAATATCAATCGGCATGTATTTTTATAGAAGTTCTAAAGCAGATAAGTTTTAACACCTAATTTAATAAAGTTGGATAAGCGCTGGGCCTGAGTATATCTAATAAATCATACAGTTCTTCCTTAGGTTCATTTACCAGGGCCTCATCAACTACTTGTTTTGAAAGTTTTTCCATCCCGCTATAAGCATCATTTATAATAAGTGCCTTTGGTTTTAGCAGGTCCCGGATATCTACCTCAACCGGTATAGTTTCTTCAAATATACCCCAATCAGTCATTAATACCAATTGTCCTCTGTCCCTGACTACACCCAGAAAATCCCATAATTCCGGGGTAAAACCGATAGATAAACTTTCCTCATCGGAACCCCAGTTAACTACCAACACCACAATATAATCAAGATTATCAGTTTTAATTAAATCCCAACGAAACCAGTAGTTAATTTCTTCTCCACGGGAGATTCGGTCATACAAAGAAGTTAGGTAATCATCAACATTAGACATTATTAGTATTAATGCATCATCGAATTCTGCTACCAATTCCGGTAGAAGTACTTCTTGCATATTTTACACCCCCATGCTCTACCTTATATTTAGTATTACATACATATTACGAATTTTACAAGATGTTCTTAAAATAAATAACCCTACAGTGATAATAAACTTGTAGGGTTACTTATTTACTTAATTTTAATTATCGTACTTGTACAATCTTAAATTACTTTTTTAGAGCACGACCCAAAATCTGATACATCCGTTCAACCATAGTTCGTGGATCAATGATAAAACCTGCCGAGATTAGGGTATGATCGTAAATCTGCTCAGCAGCAATTTTAGCGAATTCTTCGTCCTTTTCACGCAATAATGCCAGCTGTTTGATAAGTTCATGATTAGGGTTGATTTCCAACACTTTTTTACCAATAGTATTATAATCTTTATTTACCACTTGCATTACTCGCTGCATACTACTAGTCATTAACTCATCGCTGTTTAATAAAATTGCAGGACTTTCTACCAGTCGTTTTGATTCCTTAACCTCACTGACTTTATCTCCAAGTGTTTGCTTCAGCCAATCGGCTAAGGACTTTGTAGTATCACTATCTAATGCATTAGCATTTTGCTGCACCTCTTTAACCTCAGTCTCCGGAAGTTCCAATTCAGCCTGATCAGCTGACACAAGTTTCTTTCCTTCATATTCCCCCAAATGAGTCATCAAAAAGTCATCAATAGGCTCGTGTGTATATATAACCTCAATATCCCGGGCACGAAACATTTCGAGATAAGGCCCCGCCTCAATAATTTCACGACTGGGTCCATTCATGTAATAGATATATTTCTGGTCGTCCTTCATTCTATTAGTATATTCCTCTAGAGAAATAAATTTACCATCTTCTGATTTAGAAGATTCAAAGCGTAAAAGCTTAACAATATCCTTGCGATGACCGAAATCAGATGTTGCTCCTTCTTTCAAAAACTTATCAAACTTTCTATAGAATTCAGCATATTTATCCGGATCATTTTTTGCCTGTTCATTAAGAAATTTAAGAACACGACCGGTAATAACCCGCCGCAGTTTACTGATCAAGGCACTGTCCTGCATGGTCTCCCTGGAAATATTAAGAGGTATTTCTTCACTATCCACCACACCTTTTATAAACCGTAGCCAATCGGGTAAGATACTTTCAGCATGCTGTTGAATCAATACTTTTCGGCAGTAGAGATTTACCCCCGTCTCCATACGGCCAAAACCGGCCCGCTCAAAATTATCTTTAGGTACGAATAAAATAGCATTAATAGAAATAGGAGCATCAGCGGAAAAATGAAGTCGATAATAAGGTTCATCAAAAGCATTGGCGATAAACTTATAGAACTCGGTATATTCTTCATCTTTAATTTCGTTTTTATTTTTTGTCCATAGAGCTTGTACAGTATTAACTTTTTCTCCCTCAACAAGGATCGGAAAAGAGACAAAGCTGGAGTACTGATTAATAATACGTTTAATGGTTTCCTTCCGGGCAAACTCGTAAGCATCTTCTTTAAGCTCCAATATAATTTTCGTTCCCCGCAGGAGATTCTCTACGGGACGAATAGTGTAACTCCCAACCCCTTCGGATGACCATTCATACCCCTCTGCATCAGGCCGATAAGAATGTGTCAGTACACGAACTTTTTTTGCTACCATAAAAGCTGAGTAAAAGCCTACTCCAAATTGACCAATTAAATTAACATCTTTCTTCACTGTTTCGGCCATATTACGCAAAAAATCTTTTGAACCTGAATGGGCAATAGTACCGAGATTTTCAACCAACTCATCTTCTGTCATACCAATTCCTGTATCAGTAATAGTAAGCGTGTGTTCTTTATCGTCTAGTTCTATTGAAATCTCTAATGGTAAATCTTTTTCATAAACATCTTCATTGGTTAGACTTTCATACCTAAGTTTCTCTAAAGCATCGGCTGCATTAGAGATTAACTCCCGTAAGAATATTTCCCGATCGGTATAAAGGGAATTTATAACAATATCCAGCAGTTGTTTAACTTCCGCCTGAAATTCTCTTGTTACAGGCTGCTTTGTCTTAGTATTACCAGACATACTAAAAACCCCCATTTTTTATTTTAAGAGAATTATGTATACTTATTAGCACTCACCTTAATTGAGTGCTAATATAAATAAATAGTAACAAACTATAAAACAAAAAGCAATTCTTTTCAGTTAGAAATTTTTAATATAGTTAATGTTTAAATTTAATTATTAAAAAATTTCTCTTACAAGCTCTTTCATATAAAATAAGTCTAAATATATACCTAGTTAAAAAATGCCCAAAACGCTTACCATTTTATTCATATACATACATATTTTATCTTCCTTTAGCTGGTTGACTGTATTAAAATTGTGACTGGTACAGTAACTTAAATTAAGGATGTGTTTAATATGGCCAAACAGAGAAAAAAAGTACCTGAATTAACTGTTAGTGGATTTAAGTATGACAAGGAGCTTGCCAGAGTTCCAATTAAAGTTTTTCCTGCCCTGCAAGCATTAATAGCTAATCAACTTGACTTAATGGAAATAGCTGAAAAGCACCAGCCTGATAAATTTATATTTCTTGAAGCTCATAAGAGTGAATTGGCTGAAGTTGAGGAAACCATTTCTAAGGCCCACTCATTATATTTTGAAAAAAAAGAAAGAGAAAAAGCCAAAAGGGCTGAAAAAAGAAAGACTCAGCCCTTAATAGAGGATTCTTCTTCCGGCAAAACCTTTATTAAAAATCCGGAATTCGGGGATTATGAACTTGCAGTAGATACTATAGAGACCGAACCACCATCACTGGATGAACTTGCTTCTAAAATAAGCCCGGGGCTGCCATCATCAAAATATGAATCCCGTAAGCCCACTCCACGGCCGGAGGAAAAAATAGACCTAAGAAGAATTGCTGTGGGGGCATCAATAAAAGCATTACAAGGACTATTGAATCGTGAACTTACTGAAAAAGAAATTACTGCAATAGAAAAGGAAATCGACTCTTATTTGTAAAAAATACATCTTTCGGGTAAGAGCATAGTAAATAGACAGAGGCAACAGTTTAGCCTCTGCCTATTTATTATCTAACAGCGCTAATCCCACTCAGGTACCCTGTTGAGAAAGCTATTTGTAAGTTATAACCCCCTGTCAAAGCATCTACATCAATAACTTCTCCGGCAAAAAACAGCCCTTTAACAATTTTTGATTCCAGAGTGGACGGGTTAATTTCCTTTGTATTAATGCCTCCGCTGGTGACAATTGCCTCGTTTAACGGCCTGGTTCCGGTTACAGTTAGCTCCAGGTTCTTTAAAGTATACACCAATTGTTCCCGCTCTTTTTTAGTAATCTGGTTTACTTGTTTATGGATATCCAGGCCGGACAAATTTAAAATAACAGGAATTATTCTTTGGGGAAGCAGATCATCAAGCGAATTCTTCAGATGTTTTCCCGCATATTTATCAAAATCTCTTAGGAGACGAGCATCAAGTTGTTCCTTTGACAAAGCCGGCTTTAAATCAATTCTCAGTGTTATATGATTATCAAGGTATTTTCTTATATAACTACTTATACTTAAAATAATGGGACCGGACACACCAAAATGCGTGAACAACATTTCACCAAACTGTTCTGCTTTGACCCTGTTATTTATAATCGCCTGAACAGTCACATTTTTTAAAGACAGCCCCTGTAAATCTTCAACCCATTTTTCCTTAGTCACCAAGGGAACCAGGGAAGGTTTCGGCTCAATAATAGAATGGCCTAATTGCTGTGCCATTCGGTAGCCATCTCCGGTTGAACCCGTTTGCCTGTAAGACATCCCCCCGGTTGCTATTAGTACCTTTTCTCCTAATACCTGACTGCTATTATCTATCAGTACACCGGTCACATGATTATCCTTTACCAATACTTTCTTAACTTCTGCATTCAGCCTTATTTCTACATTATTTATCTGTAATAATTTATGAAGTGCTTTGATAACATCACTAGATTTGTTTGATGCGGGAAATACTCTGTTCCCCCGTTCTACTTTAGTTTTTACTCCTAAAGAATTTAAAAGCTCTATTAACTGGTAATTATTAAAACTATTAAAGGCGCTGTACAGAAATTTTTTATTGGTAGTAATACTGTTTAAAAAATCATCAATATCACCGTAATTAGTAACATTGCATCGACCTTTACCGGTTATATAGAGTTTTTTACCAAGTTTCTCGTTTTTCTCCAGAAGAATTACCCTAAGACCTTTCTGCGCTGCTGTCGCGGCACCTAACATACCTGCCGGGCCACCGCCTACAACAATCAGGTTGTAAACCAATTTCTACGCCTCCGATTTCTTTAATGTACATAATTATACTCCGAAAACTATTACTGCTGCAAATTATAAAATATCTGATCGGAGACAATGATTTGATTCAATAATAAAAACTTAGTTTACCCCTGCATATCCTTATTAATCTTTTTAAGTTTCTTTTCAATATCACTTACCGGCTTTTTTTCACTAATTTTCTTTTCTATTTGTTGAAGTTCAAAAAATAATTTTTTATCGGACGTTACATGAATTTTATAATCTTTATTTACTGTACTAACCTTGTTATGTACTTCTTCTTTAATGGATTTTAAGCGTAAGCGCTCAAACCCACTTACTTTAATAGCAATAGATATATCTTTATCTAACACTACAGCAGTACTTTCTTCAACACCTTCAATAGTTTGAACAATTTCCTTTACTTTTCGGGCAAGCTCCGGTTTAATTTGCACATGTTTATCAACACTACTATTCTGTAACTGCGGTTGAGGTTTTTGTTGTGGGGAATCTTTCATTCCACAACCGGTTAACAAAACTAACAATATCAATATTATACCAATTTTTCCGATTTTTCTCATCTTCTCACCTTTTCTTTTTACCCTTTGGGCCTGAATAGTAATGAAGCCATAAAGCCAAAAATTATTGCAGCAGATATTCCTGCGCTTGTTACTTCAAAAATCCCTGTAAGTATTCCTACCAGTCCTGTTGTCTCCGCTTCCGCCATAGCCCCGTGAACTAAAGAATTTCCAAAACTGGTGATGGGGACAGTGGCGCCGGCGCCGGCGAAATCAATCAGAGGTTCATAAAGTCCCAGACCATCCAGGACCGCACCTGATACTACTAATGTACTCATAGTATGTGCAGGAGTAAGCTTAACTACGTCCAACAACAACTGGCCAATGACACAAATAAGCCCACCAACTACAAAGGCCCAAAGATAAACTTCCATATTAATCACTCCTATTAATCGACATCTTGATCGTACTCGATGGCAACAGCATGCGCAATGCATGGAATGCTTTCATTTTGCTGAAAAGACAGCGGAGACAGGAGAGCACCCGTGGCAACAATTAATACTTTTTTTAACTCTCCGTTCTTCATCCGGTTTAAAATATGACCATAAGTGACAGTAGCGGAACAACCACAACCGCTCCCACCTGCCATCACCGGTTGATCTTCCCGGTAAATAAGCAGGCCGCAGTCGGTGAAAATTTCTTCAGGTATGTCAATCTCGTGCTTTTTTAAAAGATCAACTGCTATAGTATGACCTACCCTACCTAGATCACCTGTTACTATAAGGTCATAGTCCGAAGGAGAAATTCGGAGATCTCTAAGGTGAGCTTGAATAGTGTCAACCGCAGCAGGAGCCATTGCAGCCCCCATATTAAAAGGGTCTGATATTCCCATATCAACCACTCTTCCAATTGTAGCCGCAATTACTTTAGGCCCTTTTCCTTGGGAACTAAGAACAGCAACACCTGCCCCGGTAACAGTCCACTGGGCAGTAGGAGGCTTTTGAGACCCATATTCTGTGGGATATCTAAATTGTTTTTCTACGGTTGCGTTGTGGCTGGAAGCGCCGCACGCTACGTAATGGGCTGATTTGCTATCTATTAACAGGGAACCCAAAGCTAAACTTTCCATAGAAGATGAACAGGCACCAAATAAGCCCAGGTATGGAACACCCAAAGTTCTGGCAGTAAAACTACTGGTGATAATTTGATTCATCAAGTCGCCGCTAAGAAAAAACTGGATATCCCCTTTCTGCAGCTCTGCCTTATGAATAGCCATTTCGCATGCTTCTTCCAACATCTTTTTTTCAGCTTTTTCATAGGTTGGCTGTCCAACCCATAAATCCCCGTGTAATATATCAAAATCCTCCGCCAAAGGTCCCTCAGCCTCAAAGGGGCCCCCAACGGTGGCTGCAGCCAGTATGGTAGGTTTATTTGGATATACCCAGGTTTGATGTCCTTGAAGCATTTTAAGCCCCTCCTAATAGTGATATTAGTGTCTTAATGAGGGCTACAACAAAGGCAGCAAAAACACCATAAACAATTACAGAACCGGCCAGCTTAAACATATTTCCTCCTACACCCAGTACGAATCCTTCGCTCCGGTGTTCAATAGCTGCTGAAGCAATAGAATTAGCAAACCCGGTAACAGGAACTGCTGTACCTGCACCGGCCCACTGGGCAATGTGGTCGTATACTCCCAGGGAAGTAAGAAGGACTGAAATTATAATCAAAACAGCAACAGTGGGATTTCCTGCTGTTTTCTCTGTAAAATCAAAATTCCAGATAAAAAAATCGGCAATAAGTTGACCAAAAACACAAATACCTCCTCCTACTATAAAAGCTCTAAAACAATTTAAAGCAACAGGACGTTGAGGTTCTCTGGCTTTCGCAAATGCCTGGTATTCTTGTTGGACTGGAGATAACTTTTTCTTTTTCTTATTAGACATTTTTATACACCTCTTATTTTTTTAGCAATGGTTCCAGTTCATCCAGAATTTCTGTCAATTCAAGTGCAGATTCTTGATAAATCTTTTTTGCATTCTTCTTCTTTGTCCCCAGTGCATATAATTCACAGTCTGCCTGACACTTTTTCAAGGTAACATAGAGAAGATCCTTTGTTTTAGGTTTTGGTGTTATAATCGCATCGTTAAATAAATCCACATATAGTTGACCCGCAGAATCTACCTGGGCAATAAATACATTTTCAGGGGCAACCCCAATCTTTTCTAACTCTGTATGCAGCCACTGCCTGTTTAGCCCCATGGCTGTTAGGGGCTCGTCCATCATCACCCCGTCGAGGATAACAGTTTGTGGTACACTCTCGTGTCCAACAGATACCCCCAGGGTTTTAGCCGTAATAGGCTGTTTATCTTTCTTGAGAAGTACACTTACCTCTCCACTGGGTTCCATAATAGCAAATTCTACATCGGCAAAATTAAATACGTTTTTTTTACGCAATTGACTTAATAAATCTTCAGGTGTATAACGTACCTCCATCAACTTATCTTCTAAAACTTTACCATGGTTAACTAAAACTGTTTCCCTGCCCTGAACAATATCTCTAATCATTTTTGATTTTATAGATAAATAATACATACCAATAGGAGCAAAAACCCAAACAGCCAGAGCAATAAGTCCATTAGCCAAAACGTTGACTAAATTCAGTGAAATGGCTGCAGTCAGAACTCCAATTACAATCACCGTAATCAGATCAAAAAATGTCATTCGGGAGGTTTGTCTTTTTCCCATTAATCTAGCAAAAAGCAATACAAGAATAAACAATCCAATAGAACGAAGTAAGATGTTTAACCATTCTGCCATTTTACAATTACTCCTTATAATTTGTTCTAAATAAACTTATCTTCTAAAAACCTTTATATTGAGGTTCTTCAAATTCCAAAACCTTTAACCTGTCTTCGAAATTACTTATAACACGTTCAACTCTTTGAGTGCTTCTCTTATATACATCCTTTACTTCTGTGTTTTTTTCAATTGTAGATAAGATTTCCAAAGTTGCCCGGGCACCTTTAAGACTGGCTAAAGTCTGTTTAACCTGGGAACTAACAGTCATTTTCTTCACCTCTTTCTCTAGTTATTTTGTATTCTTGAACAATTTTATATACCTTAAAAAACCGGATCTTATGACCCGGTTTTAAAGTATATAAAATTTAAAAACCTTTGTATTGAGGTTCCTGGCTGTCCATTTCTTGAACCCTGGATTCCAGACTGTTGACAACAGCTTGTATTTGTTGAGAAGCATTTGTATACAGCTGTTTTGCCCCCTGGTTTTGTGTTTGAAGGGCAAAAGTTTCCAAACTTGCTTGGGCACTCTTAAGGCCGGCCAGTGTTTGTTTAACTTGAGAAGCAACTGTCATAAACTATTCCTCCTTAATTAAATAATAATGTTAAAAGGTATAACTCAAAAACCAATGCTTATAATGCTCCAAAATTACTTTCACAATACAAGTAAATATCTACTCTATCTCCATATGGCTGGAAAGTTAATGGTACCTTTAATACATATATATTTTTTCGTCAATAATAAAAAAGGAGGTGGTTTTTTTGAATAAATTTATCGTCAAAGGGCCTGGAAAAGCTTGTAATGAAATTAATGCCGACAACTTAGACCAGGCTCTTCAGCAAGTGAGACAGAGGTATCCCGAAAAAATGGTAGCAGCTGACGCTTCTGAGGTTATTTATGTTTGTCAGCCAAACGAAGACGAAACTGCTTGCCAAATGAAACTAAAATAATAAATTCGTTCAAAAGAAAGAACCGTCTACTGGACGGTTTTTTCCTTTGATTAAAAACATTAATTAGTAAAATGTACTTTTTTTGCTGATCATAATATGGTAGTATATAGTTATATTTAGTAAATACATATCAGGGGAGCTCCTGTTAGGGGCTGAGAAAGGGCTAGCCAGCACCTGACCCATTGAACCTGCACGGGATAATGCCCGCGAAGGGAATGATTTGCGAAACTGTTTAACGCACCCCTTTATGCAGGGGTGCAGTTTTATTTTTAAGGAGGTTTTTTTAAAATGCTAGAAGATATCAAAATTTCAAGGGCAATTATCGGTCGTTATAGTGAGGATTTAATTAATTCATTGGAATCTGACGTAGCTATAGTCGGAGGGGGGCCATCCGGACTTACAGCCGCATACTATTTAGCCCGTGAGGGCCTAAAAACTGTTGTTTTTGAGCGTAAATTAAGTACCGGTGGTGGTATGTGGGGCGGTGGAATGATGTTTAACCAGATAGTTGTTCAAGATGAGGCTTTATCAATAATGAATGAATTTGGAATTAGGTACAAGATGTTTGAGGAAGGATATTATACCGCTAATTCTGTGGAATCTGTAGCAGCTTTAACCCTTGGCGCTGTTCGGGCCGGAGCCCAAATATTTAATTTAATATCCATGGAAGATATTATGGTACGTGGAAACCAATTTGTAGGACTGGTACTTAATTGGACATCCGTAGACATTGCCCGTTTACATGTAGATCCGCTTTCAGTACAATGCAAAGTGGTACTGGATAGTACAGGACATGAGGCAAAAGTAACTAATAAATTAGTTGAAAAAATGGGAGCTGTTTTAAATACTACTAATGGCAGTTTGGTAGGAGAAAAGCCGATGTGGGCTGAACAAGGAGAAGCAGCTACTGTAGAAAATACCCGTGAGGTCTATCCCGGTGTATTTGTTTCAGGAATGGCAGCAAATGCTACCTGTGGCGGTCACCGGATGGGACCAATTTTTGGTGGAATGCTATTGTCCGGAAAAAAAGCTGCTGATTTGATTATCGAAAAATTAAAAAACAGATAATGTTTAGATAATAATGCAGGGCGATTATGTTAAAACATAACCGCCCTTTGATATGCTCTGTGTATAAATGTACATCCTTTGAAACTAATTCTAATCTTCATCTATTAATATATCATTAAATCTACAGATTCAGACTAAATAAATATTGATATAATCAGGTAAGATAAACCTGCAAGAGTAGCTGTGATGGGTAATGTAATTACCCAAGCAGTTACCATTTTTTGAGCGGTTACCCACTTCACCGAAGATAACCTTTTGGCAGAACCAACACCCATAATAGCAGAAGAAATTACATGAGTAGTACTTACAGGTTGACCCAACATAGTTGCACCGATAATTACTGATGCTGATGTGAAATCTGAGGCAAAACCGCTAATTGGTTGGAGTTTGATAATTTTGGATCCTACTGTTTTAATAATCTTCCAACCACCCATAGATGTACCTAAAGCCATAGCAATCGCACATGAAATTTTGACCCAATAGGGTATATCCATGGTGCTGTGAAGGCCTCCGGCGATTAAGGCAAAGGTAATTATCCCCATTGATTTTTGAGCATCATTAGTTCCGTGACTAAAAGCTTGGAATGAGGCAGTTATAATTTGCATAAATCTAAAGCCCCTATTTACAAAATACGGGTTGGCATTTTTAAAGATAAATCGAAGTATGGACATAATAATATAACCTACAGCAAACGCGAGAAAAGGAGAAACTATTAATGCCTGCAAGATCGATATAAAACCATGAAAGTTAACACCTGAAAATCCGGCAGCTGCAATCACAGATCCGGTGAGAGCACCTATTAAGGCATGAGACGAACTACTGGGAATACCGTAATACCAAGTAATTAAGTTCCAAACAATAGCTGCCACAAGTGCAGCTAAAACGACAACAAGTCCATTATCTAATTTAAAGGGGTCTGCAATTCCTCCCCCAATGGTTTTAGCCACCCCGGTAA comes from Desulfolucanica intricata and encodes:
- a CDS encoding YhcN/YlaJ family sporulation lipoprotein, which codes for MRKIGKIGIILILLVLLTGCGMKDSPQQKPQPQLQNSSVDKHVQIKPELARKVKEIVQTIEGVEESTAVVLDKDISIAIKVSGFERLRLKSIKEEVHNKVSTVNKDYKIHVTSDKKLFFELQQIEKKISEKKPVSDIEKKLKKINKDMQG
- a CDS encoding NAD(P)/FAD-dependent oxidoreductase codes for the protein MVYNLIVVGGGPAGMLGAATAAQKGLRVILLEKNEKLGKKLYITGKGRCNVTNYGDIDDFLNSITTNKKFLYSAFNSFNNYQLIELLNSLGVKTKVERGNRVFPASNKSSDVIKALHKLLQINNVEIRLNAEVKKVLVKDNHVTGVLIDNSSQVLGEKVLIATGGMSYRQTGSTGDGYRMAQQLGHSIIEPKPSLVPLVTKEKWVEDLQGLSLKNVTVQAIINNRVKAEQFGEMLFTHFGVSGPIILSISSYIRKYLDNHITLRIDLKPALSKEQLDARLLRDFDKYAGKHLKNSLDDLLPQRIIPVILNLSGLDIHKQVNQITKKEREQLVYTLKNLELTVTGTRPLNEAIVTSGGINTKEINPSTLESKIVKGLFFAGEVIDVDALTGGYNLQIAFSTGYLSGISAVR
- the spoVAC gene encoding stage V sporulation protein AC, with the translated sequence MSNKKKKKLSPVQQEYQAFAKAREPQRPVALNCFRAFIVGGGICVFGQLIADFFIWNFDFTEKTAGNPTVAVLIIISVLLTSLGVYDHIAQWAGAGTAVPVTGFANSIASAAIEHRSEGFVLGVGGNMFKLAGSVIVYGVFAAFVVALIKTLISLLGGA
- the lgt gene encoding prolipoprotein diacylglyceryl transferase, encoding MNPIAVQIGNIPIHWYGVIMASAFLAGLFVAYQRAIKTGVNPEHILNIVTLAIPAGIIGARIYYVIFEWEQYRDNIFEALAVWHGGLAIHGGLIGGILVGYLYVRKQHLNFWQLGDLVAPSIILGQSIGRWGNFINQEAHGGPVSKSFISNFPSFIQNQMFINGQYYHPTFLYESLWDFSIFIFLYLYLARKKFHGQILLLYLGLYSLGRLFIEGLRTDSLMLGNIRVAQLMSLTLIAISIGMYFYRSSKADKF
- the htpG gene encoding molecular chaperone HtpG; the encoded protein is MSGNTKTKQPVTREFQAEVKQLLDIVINSLYTDREIFLRELISNAADALEKLRYESLTNEDVYEKDLPLEISIELDDKEHTLTITDTGIGMTEDELVENLGTIAHSGSKDFLRNMAETVKKDVNLIGQFGVGFYSAFMVAKKVRVLTHSYRPDAEGYEWSSEGVGSYTIRPVENLLRGTKIILELKEDAYEFARKETIKRIINQYSSFVSFPILVEGEKVNTVQALWTKNKNEIKDEEYTEFYKFIANAFDEPYYRLHFSADAPISINAILFVPKDNFERAGFGRMETGVNLYCRKVLIQQHAESILPDWLRFIKGVVDSEEIPLNISRETMQDSALISKLRRVITGRVLKFLNEQAKNDPDKYAEFYRKFDKFLKEGATSDFGHRKDIVKLLRFESSKSEDGKFISLEEYTNRMKDDQKYIYYMNGPSREIIEAGPYLEMFRARDIEVIYTHEPIDDFLMTHLGEYEGKKLVSADQAELELPETEVKEVQQNANALDSDTTKSLADWLKQTLGDKVSEVKESKRLVESPAILLNSDELMTSSMQRVMQVVNKDYNTIGKKVLEINPNHELIKQLALLREKDEEFAKIAAEQIYDHTLISAGFIIDPRTMVERMYQILGRALKK
- the spoVAD gene encoding stage V sporulation protein AD: MLQGHQTWVYPNKPTILAAATVGGPFEAEGPLAEDFDILHGDLWVGQPTYEKAEKKMLEEACEMAIHKAELQKGDIQFFLSGDLMNQIITSSFTARTLGVPYLGLFGACSSSMESLALGSLLIDSKSAHYVACGASSHNATVEKQFRYPTEYGSQKPPTAQWTVTGAGVAVLSSQGKGPKVIAATIGRVVDMGISDPFNMGAAMAPAAVDTIQAHLRDLRISPSDYDLIVTGDLGRVGHTIAVDLLKKHEIDIPEEIFTDCGLLIYREDQPVMAGGSGCGCSATVTYGHILNRMKNGELKKVLIVATGALLSPLSFQQNESIPCIAHAVAIEYDQDVD
- the spoVAE gene encoding stage V sporulation protein AE encodes the protein MEVYLWAFVVGGLICVIGQLLLDVVKLTPAHTMSTLVVSGAVLDGLGLYEPLIDFAGAGATVPITSFGNSLVHGAMAEAETTGLVGILTGIFEVTSAGISAAIIFGFMASLLFRPKG